From Impatiens glandulifera chromosome 7, dImpGla2.1, whole genome shotgun sequence:
GATTTTGGGTTATGTTGTTAAGTTTAGTAGTACTCATGCATGCATGCAATGAATTTACTATATAACTTGACCTAAAATAGATCCAAACTTAAATTagtcttctttttttataaatgagatcaagatattaatcaaatttcatataatttagCAGGTTGCCTTGCTACATAGTATTTTGGATGGAAAAGTTTTCGTCGAATGGGTGACTCCTGCAGTGTTAAAAGCTTATCATTGGCAGGTAATTCGAATGTCGAATAAGCTTCTACATTAACTAGTTTGGACTATTAAGAAGAATCAAACGAGTCTCGATCAACGACTTGAAAAAGTTCTAAATAAGCTAAATCGATCAATCTAAACGGCCTAATAATTTGTGACATATTGTATTTCAGATTAACTCAATGGGGATGCTCggtgatggtgatggtgttgATGGTTCGGAGTTGTACGAGATAAGTAACGGGAAACAAGGATTGGCTAAGGATTCAATTGAGAAGCTCACTCAATTTAATATTTCCATATCATGTCACAATGTTGGATGTTGTTCTATTTGCTTAGAGGTGTGTGACCTATatatctcttccttaatttctattttttttcaataataaattgtgatttgcaataaataatattcaaggTTATTAGGTTAGTGTTTCCTTAGcattgaatttatttaggtCTATATTGTGGGCTGATATATATAAGGGCttgataattgaataaaatgttacatgggtcatcTCCAATTTAATATAGTAGGGTCACTTCACTTGTGAGTCTGTGACTATATATCATATCTAAATTTGAAAGAATGTGATCATGTCTCATATAAAAAATCACAATCAAATAATATgtcattaatgtaaaaaaattttTTGCAGAATCTAAAAGATGGAGATGTTGCAAGGATATTGCCAAGCTGCTTGCACTTGTTTCATCTACAATGCATAGACCAGTGGTTGATAAGGCAGGGTTCATGCCCGGTATGCAGACATGTTATCATTTGACCTAATTACTCGATTGATGCAACCCCGATAGTGAATGATGAATAGAAGATTCGATCCGACATGGAAAATACACAACATTAATTTCGACGGGATGAATTGGTTATAACTGTATTAATTGTGAATGCGGTATTAATTCAGAATAGAGATTTTTCTTTTggtctttttttttctaaattttgatcaaatcatattactgttaaatattattgtgtaataaataaatgtattttgtaGTTTATAATCAAGTGATCAATTTCCATTTGGttgaatcaattttaaaataattaaaatttattaatgtgTTAGCTGTTAAGGGAACATTCTATGGATTTCgacataactaattaataaaataaataaccatatatttcttttaaataaaataaatacaaattgatttgatgaaatgaccaaACAACTTAAAATGGAAGATagcatatataattaattagaaccCCACCATGACATCATGACCTACTACAAGAttccaaagttttttttttctaaaacaatttAATAGATCTAGCTAGATATGGGTTTGAgtctatatttaaaattgaaaatattaataaaatagtattattatagaaaaaattaaatacccAATGTAGGAATTCACGAGAAGCGGCATTAGCAccagtaaaataaaaatacaaactaTACTCTGAAATTTCCAatgatctaatttttttttttttatatctataagtTGATAGAAGTATGATTGTGATTAAGAAGGGTGGTGGTGGAAATTGATTTGGTGTGGGTAACTTGATCTAAaagtttatcaaaaatattcattttatttatttttcatttatttcaatcatattttaatcataatttttatatcagAATGAAAACAAGCTatcctttttaaaatatatatagcttGTTAATTTAAGTTGGATCATTTAAGGGGAATTGATTTGGTGTGGGTGGGTGGGAAGGGGGCAGGTTTGACTCTGCCTcaattaattaatggaattaatttggttcaattaataataatattaatgaattgatttggTGTGGATTAGGGAAAAGGAAACAATTACATGCATGAGTGAATTATAAGGTCAGATTAgttatcttaaattaaaattatgtaattaattcaaataaaaagttatatatatatatttattatattacaaacaatataaaataatatttataaaatttaaataattaagtcaaaacttatattataaaaagtataactaaactaaaaaaaatcaataaatcatttttaaaagtgACTTTAAAGAGAAACtttacaagtttcataacaatatatataataattaccCAAAAATACCTTAATATAGGATTAAAATGGtaaaaaggaaatataaatcataaCAATATAcattaaacaaaaatacaaaataaactcaaatttgaGCGATAAACCATAAACGATATATCTTACCCTTCATGAAAATATTaagagtaataaaaataataaatcattttaaaataatttgaattagtaTGAAATATGAATGCCTATTTCTATTTCTAAACAATTTAACAAACAAATCCTTGTCATTAATTTAAGTATATATCAATTTAATAGACTAATTTAAGTATTTATCCTATGATTCCTATCCCGGTTTGTCTACTCCCAATTATCTTtaaaagcttgtttgatttaaattaattttaaatagctcaaaatcccataaaaataattttttaaataatggtGTTTGGTCAAGTTTTCCACATCCATTGATCCATTGAGTATATCAGCAAAATAATTTAGTAaactcaatatttaaaaaaaattaaaataattttgaataaaacttctatatataactcaaatcaaaccatttaaaataatctaaaaaaaataattggaaaagaGAATAACTTGACATAATTTGATtcgttaaaaaattaaaaaaaattatctatcaaTTTTCCAATAAGTGATGTGATGATAAGTCATTTCTCCCGTTAATTCTCCCAAATTACTTCCTCAATCACTCTTCTAATCTAAATCCAACTTCCAAACCActatcttttttttcaaataatctaaaatttatcTCATATAATGCAAGATAGAAAAAAAGGTCTGTTGaaagtaattatttattattaaattttgaaatgttaCAACTATTTATTGCTATTAGCCAACAGGTGGTTATGGTCGTTGGTCCCGAAGCATGCATTTATGATCATTGATAAAGAATAAATCTTGGGCCTAGTTTGATCCAGTTTATTAGATaactaatcatttttttttctaaattaaaataatttcccCCCCTAAAATAAACCACTTTCAACATTTCATAATGAAGGCAAGAAAGTATCTGATATGATCAGTCATTAACTAACACATAATCCTAAATCAAGtacaactaaaaaaaatataacaaattttataaaaataaatttgaattatttaaaaaataatgatatgcAGTAATTTTGaggaaattaaaatattctggGTAAAAAGACttcaaaattattcatatataatgataaaatattaaataacaatttaaaatataaaatattttattattttaattaatgaattaagtgacgtgataaattaaataaataatgaaattatattttttaaaatttgattattttaataacccaAATCTTAAATTTGCAATCTCtgtaacatttttataatttatatgattataaaataatctaaaataagtaattattttaaataataagttcaagttgtaaaaattgattttaaaatataaaagcaTGTTGGTTTAAGTTGTCATTCATAATTTGAGGGTCTTTTTActtctatattattttaaacaaatttatttgggtaaaacaattatctttattattaaatactttataattttatttaaaaaaataataattaaaataaaattacatattttgaCTAAGAATTGAACAATAGCTATCTAAtttgaaaatcaattaaaatatctaaaactaCATAATAAAACAGATGAGGGgtcaaaagttttatttttaaaagttgcaGGCTCGTTTGATATTGGGCTTTTAAAGTTacttatatgttttttaaaacttctcctctatcatattattttgatattttaattatttaatttataaattaaaatattaaaatatttttattttttttattaaatttaaattttaaatataaaaatattttaataattcattatataacatattcaaataacttattttatgtcatatcaatatatattttttaaatttgtaaagaatttataaaaacctaatatcaaacaagtttCAGATAGGAAGAATCCAAATTTAAATGATGACCACTAAACTCTTAATTTAGAGTATATGAGTATCACTAAACTATTAATTTAGAAGTATTTCtaacatgaatatttatttataaactgtttgatatattcaaatgtatattataattataaaaaacaaatttaaaatactttaaaaaatattattattttataaaattataaatattaattatcgtTGATCcattaatattacttattagagcttgtttgatttaggattattttgattttttggtttattatttattggattaaaaaaaaaattatcgtattatattatattttaaccattaaaTCACTTGAtgtagataaaaatattaaattattttattttattatattttaaattaaaaaaaaaaatattttgtttaaaacatatttcattattatttaattttggtaTGTGAAAGAGAGAGGAGATGATTGAGAggaaaatgttttgttttgttatttggCAGGGTTCTTTAAAGGGGACATGTAGAGATGctcttttgatatatataatatttgtacttatttgtatttaaaaccTGCcccattttattatatttctttttaattattaaataatttaatttattaaaaattaaatattaaaatattctaatgttATAAactttacataaaaaaaacacaattaaaccAACTAAAACCTAACTAACATATTCTTGTCAaacttattattttgataaaacttattaaaaaccctcaaataacttaaattacTAATATAAAGTTAGCTAGTAGAAGGTTGATAAATGAGATATTGTACATATGGACGGATCAAGAATTCGAGTTAGAtggacttaaaataataataataaaataatgaataaataaatgttaattttgatatttttttatgaattaaagaagtaaataatgaattaaattattttttttatgaaattgagATATGTCACATTTCTAtcggaaaaaataaaatttcggGACTGGGTTTAGTCCATTCAAGCCCTAACATAAATTCGTCACTGGTTTAAcccatattatatatttgaattcttttagacaaatttaaaagaaaacgATGTTCAAACCTATCATTATATATCAAGAATTCCAAAGAAGATTATTCTACTTTGTGACTTCAATTCAAAGAACTTGCATGCATAAACATAAACCAAACTTTTCAGAAAGCACAAGTCCTACAAGTCCTTTGTAAATCGATCACCTATCAAGTCTATTGTGAAATTTCAATTCTAcccttatttttattagtttcattttattctttctaatgtttttcaaaaatataaacaaaatgttagcaaatttgaaaaaatcatacaaattagagatttccataaaaaataattaagatttacCGTTAAGTAACATCTTCGTTAGTCAAACCTTAGTTGTATGAAGTCAAAGAGTTATCATGtttagcaaaataaaaataaaaataaaaaaataggatAGTCATAACTCATCACAAACATTGAATACCACGCCAATACCATGTCAAGTAGTGAAgcatatttataattgtatttatccattaaaattaaaactattaattattttttttttatcaaacacatTACTTAGTAGGGGTCTTATTgtctcttatttattatatatacaaaaaaaaacacatttttactACGTGTCAGTCATATAATGAGAGGtggagtaataataataaaaataataatatttttatttaaaaaatattaaaatgtgtttCCTTAACTAAACGACAAGATTTATATAGTATCAagcaaattttttaattttttttatttttttttatttttaattttttttaaaaattgcaTGAGTAAGAAATCCTGGTGCTGCCACCTATAGCCTTTGCATGTCTTTCTCCCTAATCCTCTGTCGCCACGCCCATGGCCATCCCTTCCGATCATCCTCGTCactatctttctctctctactctttTCTCCGCCGCTTCATTGTATATATATCTTCCTTTCTTtactcatcttcttcattccaAAACTAGGGTTTTCTTAATGATACCCATTTTTCCACCATTTTCGATCTGAGTTTTCACTTTTTCTAAGTTTTTCCGCCATGGCTAACCTTTGCCCTGAACAACACAAGTTCCATGCTGCCCATCAACTCCTACTAGGAAAGAAAGCTTTCCGTGAGATTGACATTCCTCCTCGTAAGCTTCTCGCCGCCGCCCGTCTAGATCTACTCACCGATTCGCCGCGTTCGCTTGAAGAAACTGCCCTGTTGCAGAAATACCTTCCGTATAACGGCggtgaagatgatgatgaagatgcaGATCCGTACTCTTCTGACCATTTCCGCATGTACGAGTTCAAGGTTCGCCGTTGTACTCGTAGCCGGAGCCATGATTGGACCGATTGCCCTTTTGCTCATCCTGGAGAGAAGGCAAGAAGGAGGGATCCACGCCGGTTTCATTATTCCGGCACTGTTTGTGCTGATTTTCGCCGTGGGAGTTGTAACAGGGGAGATAATTGTGAATTTGCTCATGGGGTTTTTGAATGTTGGCTACACCCTGTTCGTTATAGAACTGAGGCATGCAAAGATGGAAAGAATTGCAAACGTAAGGTTTGTTTCTTTGCACACACTCCCCGTCAGCTTCGAATCCTGCCCCCGTCTTCCCCAACTGAGAACCGGAACCCTACTTCCGCCGCCGGAGGCGGCAGCAGCGGCGGAGGCGGCGGAGGAGCAAGCCGGACTTGTTGTGCTTATTGTCACTGTTCTAATTCTTCCCCCAAATCAACTTTATTGGGTATTTCTTCAAATTACTCCCCACCATTGACTCCGTCTTCCCTGACTAATTCCCCACCTCTGTCTCCTCCGGCGAGGACTCGGGCTGTTCCACAGATGTCACATTTCAGTGAACACATGGGAGGAAAAGGTAACTCTGGTATGGTAAGTGAACTGATGAACTctatgaataacatgaatctGAACCCTAAGAAAAGACTTTCTTGGGTTGATATTGATGTATGTGATGTGGATGAGAATACCCAATTCGTAATTTCTCCTAATTCAATTGAAACTAGCCCATCCACTTCGGGTTACAAGCGATACTCTTTTGATGAGAAGATGATGATTGATATGGGACTTGTTTGTCCGGATCTTGGTTGGGTTGATGATCTTCTGACATGAATGTTCGGTGTTGGTGGTGTTGTTGGTCGGTGTTGTTGAGGATGATTCAGATCTATGGGTGGGGGATTTTAACAATAAAGTCATCaagcagaagaagaagattagatTTTATGTAGAAATCAAGGCAGGAGTGATTGTAAATGCAGAAgcaatcaattatttatatgtgTGTGTTTTTCGATGTAAGGTTTATGTTCTCTTTTCTGTGACTAGgtttaattaagtttttcaTTTGTGTCTGCATGTGATTATCAATAAGGTTTTTTCATCTTTTGTTTTGAGTGATTATGTTTGTTTAGTTAATCGAGTCAAGTCTTGTATGTGTTTTTGATTATGAATGAATTGAATTATGAActattttctttctatttattttcttgaatagtatagtcttatatatgtttttttgtgGCATTGAATTAGAagtttttatcttttgaaaaacaataagtcatttataagaatatttgtCATTCAAACTTGTAATTATTGATTGCCTGCACTAGTCTTTAATGTAAACTTCCATTATTTTGTCTTATTTACATTAGAATAAGTTATTTATCATCATAACACTTATTAAATGTAAAtgcttatttgattttaattctttgaaaatctaaaataaaataatggcaTAAAGTTAGAGAATATTAAGAAGAAAATACTAAGAATATGGTTGATAAAGttgtaaaatatgttatttgttGCATCTTAAAACCATTactatgttaattataaaattaataaaattataaaaaaaattagataaaagttataaaagattaattacAGTACTaggttataaataataaaattgtaaagaTTACTCAcataaagttgtaaaaaaaaattaatagcaTAATTGATAAaggtataaaaaaaaagtttaatcacaatattaataaagttgtaAGAACAAGatgtaaaattgtaaaatcacTCAAGATGCCAAGGTTAATCATAAGattgataaaattgtaaaattccAGAATCATAAtactaaaaattttgaaaaaacaacTTTTAACTTGTATTTCTTCTTGGGTTTGGGTTGTTGAGTCCAAATTTTGTGACTATTGGTATTGTGTTGAAAactatttgttttgttttattttttttattgtcgGAAATTTTGTacttatctttttattttaacttttgtgTAATATAGAACCGAGAGTCACTAGTGAGGAAAAGAAATGTGGTAATTAGTTTATGAGTGAAAGTGAATGTTTCTGAGTGAAAGTGAATGTTTTTGAGATAGAATAGTTATAAATTCTTACTGAGATTGATGTTGATGATAATTTAAACCTgaatattcttttcttttatctgcAGTCTGTACAATGTTAATTACCTCGAGCTAGACTAGCTGTCTTAAACATGTGTCCCCACCCTCTGGGAACAGCACTTCCTCTTTGCCCATATTATTACTGATTCTCTATTTACACTTGTCATCATCAGATCTCAATCCTTAACGGTGAACAGATAAGATAAGTGAAAATTTCCTTAACGGTGAACAATCTTATCtataagtgatttttttttttataaataccatTATATAAACCCTAAGCATTTTGACAAACGACACAGTTTACAATCAAGATCGATCCGTGAACAATCTTATCTATAAgtgaaaatttatataaataccgTTATGCAAACCCTAAGCAATTTGACTCTACTAGACTTTACGATTCTAGGTCAAAACATGAACGAGATCAAGATCCGTGCTATTTCCTATATCTAGGCACAACAATATTAGCACAACACAAGAATACGCGATAAGACACTACTTCCAAACACGACATCACAACTGACCTGAACCAATacatgtttgattttaaaatgtatatatatttataattatattatatattagaaactgatcaaaatatttaaaacaagaaaatttaatttgaaatgtatTAAACTTGTTAAGAATTAtcctataattttattaataaattatatttataaaaaactattttttattattaaatgtgaCTGATATACTTTAACTCATAAAATGTTGGTAAATATAGACTCCTAATCTAATAGACTATAATTACTTCAGTTTATTTTTGAAGCTTATTAAACTATGGTGGCCCAATAATGTATTGAAagttatttgtaatatattcttTTCACGATAATATAAGGATAATATAAAGGTTTGATCactcatattttttctttaattaaaaagaaatagcATGACACTCCACAACAATAATAATCCATATTCATAGTTAAATTCACTTAACAACTAATtcattttgtgattttttataCACATAACAAAGTCTTTAATTCTTTCTTGCTTTAATATATACATGTTTTGGAAAcacataaatcatttaaattttaaaaaaaaattgagtcaAGGAATACTGTATATTTGCAAGTTCAAATGAAAATGTATGTTTGTGCAGAAAGGTTCACATTATGGGCATACAAATTCCCAGCATTGTAAGTGAATGAGGGACCATGACAGGAGAAGATGAGGAAACAGCAGTGAGCCCATGCTATGGTAAAGGGACCTATCCTTTCTttgaaaaataaactttttgatGGCTTCTAAGTGCATTGCATCGACCAAACCTCACCTATTCAATGTTCTTCCCATACTTTCCTCACTATTCCTCTTTTTTTCTCTCCATTTGTACATAACAAGTACATTCAAGTAGGATTCTATTACACTTGTTCTCATGTTTTGGATTTGGAAACACTACTTTGAAGAAAGAAACgagaatcaaataatcaaaGCATGACGGTAGAGTTGTGAAAGTTTGTCATGATATCAACTAAGTAGAGACTGATTCCTGAATTATAGGTATGGTgtctttgtaattttttttttgtatggatttaaagaaaataaagaacaaaaatTAAGTGAATATTTCATCGATAGTGAGTAAGATTGAGATCAAAGATTAAATATTCGATTtccatttaaaatgttttaaatgaaagTAAAGTCATGATGATATAGTGTTATgctagttttttaaattaaaaaaaaatgaattaaatttgaaataaggaattaattattttttttagatttgagcAACTTAAACCTTAATGTAAATCTGGCTCTACAATTTGAACCTTTTTGAAGCTCTATGTCAACTTTAACACCTTCTATGTAGAGTTTTGAgaattttttcttctctttttgttttgattgtatttctcgataaataatttataatatttttatattaattttgtatatcatgtatgaatgattttTGCGCGTTATTTTATAGTACTTAAAATGTTCTAATGTTTCAAAAGTACTTATAAGTTATAACccttattaaaaatcaattaaatattatataattttttaaaaatattatgtatattcCAAATAGAGGTCTCTTCCAAATATATGTTTGTTTTTTACTCCTTGGTAATGCACGTGACAAAGACAAGAGAGAGGCAGCATGCTATGCCACGTGTCATTTGAAAGTGGACCTCGGGCAGGGTTTTTTGGATGATTATTAATGCATGTCTCTTTTTTTCTgagatttttcatttaattttatttttattaaaatctaataattaagtTTCTTGTTTTTATTCCAAAATCCTAAATGTAAACTTTAAACcctttaaaaattctaaaatcgAATAATTAAGATGATtatgtttctttctattttGACTATGAATTGTGTAGTTTTTTTTAGATCACTTAACTATAACTTTTgagtttacttaaaaatatattaattaaaataatactaaagttatgaaatttatttttaaaacatttatatataagactGAAAATCATTTTAACAAGACTTAGGTCTGATTTGTATTGAAGTTTCTAAAAAtagttagattatttaaaatttaattactggtgataattttaaaatattttttggattaagttatttaaataattaaaaaaattattaattattacttattaaatgcaattttaaatttgtgtaaGTATTGGCTTTGACCGCTGCATGTTCTCATGTGAAAACACGTGTTCTTTTAGCAGCTgggtaaattttattttcaaatattaaatatgaataaactgataaaaaaacaattttaaataggACCAAGATAGGAATAAAAACAAAGTTTTAGAAAGAAaggaatattattattatattctttatctaattattcattttaatcttcttatatttatttattttttctccctaacatccatttttttttttttttatcggtACGTATGCAAATTggaataaaattaagaatttaagacTAATATTAGAATATAATGAATTATGGTTAACATCTGTAAATAAGATTGAATTATGGTTAACACCtcatttattgtaaaataaaattttatggtTCGAATTTAATTATAGTTCAACCAACACAAGTAAACTTCAATCAAACGTCACatagaataaaattatgtttaataaattaagtgttACTTAATTAGTTGAATTGTTCTTACACATCACATGTTGAATAGTTAGTATAAAcattactttatattataaataccaacttttactttaaaaaaagaaaagactTACCTAACACGTGTACGTACCTCAACTTTTCAACCaaataattgaacaat
This genomic window contains:
- the LOC124946251 gene encoding NEP1-interacting protein 2; this encodes MAKWWFSSDTAIFKVIQWCKQTQTLLFIVFKKVAYSLSIIAFSIGGAIVGTVVGAIKGQTTETGFLHGGAVGAITGAITAIELMELIQNGESFSKVALLHSILDGKVFVEWVTPAVLKAYHWQINSMGMLGDGDGVDGSELYEISNGKQGLAKDSIEKLTQFNISISCHNVGCCSICLENLKDGDVARILPSCLHLFHLQCIDQWLIRQGSCPVCRHVII
- the LOC124910349 gene encoding zinc finger CCCH domain-containing protein 2-like; this translates as MANLCPEQHKFHAAHQLLLGKKAFREIDIPPRKLLAAARLDLLTDSPRSLEETALLQKYLPYNGGEDDDEDADPYSSDHFRMYEFKVRRCTRSRSHDWTDCPFAHPGEKARRRDPRRFHYSGTVCADFRRGSCNRGDNCEFAHGVFECWLHPVRYRTEACKDGKNCKRKVCFFAHTPRQLRILPPSSPTENRNPTSAAGGGSSGGGGGGASRTCCAYCHCSNSSPKSTLLGISSNYSPPLTPSSLTNSPPLSPPARTRAVPQMSHFSEHMGGKGNSGMVSELMNSMNNMNLNPKKRLSWVDIDVCDVDENTQFVISPNSIETSPSTSGYKRYSFDEKMMIDMGLVCPDLGWVDDLLT